One Nicotiana tomentosiformis chromosome 4, ASM39032v3, whole genome shotgun sequence genomic window carries:
- the LOC138910338 gene encoding uncharacterized protein — translation MIILKTHRLASGTVANISISQLQQKLEVIGELREEVDMIRAETLGWKDGMDSLAAKKETARAQLSSTANQLQVMKGKSSVQARKIEELEARLASKLAKAKSDAEKAKANADAFMVVYQADAESAQVQAKESAETAEARAHWVAELVKYRSRRETLKEIHS, via the coding sequence atgataatcttaaaaaCCCATAGGCTTGCTTCtggaacggtggctaatatttcgatctcacagctgcagcagaagcttgaggtgatTGGGGAGCTTCGTGAAGAGGTCGATATGATAAGGGCGGAAAccttgggatggaaagatggTATGGACAGCCTCGCCGCAaaaaaagaaactgctcgagcccaattatcatcgaccGCAAACCAACTTCAAGTCATGAAGGGGAAGAGCTCGGtccaagcaagaaaaatagaggagctcgaggcccGGTTGGCCTCCaaacttgctaaggccaaatctGACGCTGAAAAAGCAAAGGCCAATGCTGATGCATTTATGGTCGTTTATCAGGCCGATGCTGAATCCGCTCAGGTACAAGCAAAAGAGTCAGCCGAGACCGCTGAagctcgagcacattgggttgctgaacttgtcAAATACCGATCTCGGAGAGAGACCCTCAAGGAGATCCATTCTTGA